In Lathamus discolor isolate bLatDis1 chromosome 12, bLatDis1.hap1, whole genome shotgun sequence, a genomic segment contains:
- the CRYBB1 gene encoding beta-crystallin B1 — protein sequence MSETTKPAAPSQAAEEEKAAPAPAPSLDPAPIANSKGEEPSTEPFRIIVFEQENFQGRQMEFTTECMNLADRGFDRVRSVIVTSGPWVAYEQANMRGEMFILEKGEYPRWDTWSSSYRSDCFMSMRPIKMEAEDHKISLYESADFKGNKMEIQEDDVPSLWAYGFCDRVGSVQVPSGTWVGYQYPGYRGYQYLFETGDFRHWNEWSAFQPQIQSIRRIRDMQWDQKGTFVTPDVPSD from the exons ATGTCTGAGACCACAAAACccgctgctcccagccaggctgcagaggaggagaaggcagctcctgctccagctccatccctcgACCCTGCTCCCATCGCTAACAGCAAGGGCGAGGAGCCCTCCACAGAACCCTTCAGG ATCATCGTCTTCGAGCAGGAGAACTTCCAGGGCAGGCAGATGGAGTTCACCACCGAGTGCATGAACCTGGCCGACCGCGGCTTCGACCGGGTGCGCAGTGTCATCGTCACCTCTGGACC ATGGGTGGCCTATGAGCAGGCCAACATGCGCGGGGAgatgttcatcctggagaagggGGAATACCCTCGCTGGGACACCTGGTCCAGCAGCTACCGGAGCGACTGCTTCATGTCCATGCGCCCCATCAAAATG GAGGCCGAGGACCACAAAATCTCCCTGTACGAGTCTGCTGACTTCAAGGGCAACAAGATGGAGATCCAGGAGGACGACGTGCCCAGCCTCTGGGCTTACGGCTTCTGCGACCGCGTGGGCAGCGTGCAGGTGCCCAGTGGAAC ctgggTCGGGTACCAGTACCCCGGGTACCGAGGCTACCAGTACCTGTTTGAGACCGGAGACTTCCGGCACTGGAACGAGTGGTCGGCCTTCCAGCCGCAGATCCAGTCCATCCGCCGCATCCGGGACATGCAGTGGGACCAGAAGGGCACCTTCGTCACCCCCGATGTGCCCTCCGACTGA
- the CRYBA4 gene encoding beta-crystallin A4: protein MTHHSRSSSGLWKIVVWDEDSFQGKKHEFTTDCYSTAEHGFSTVRSCKIESGAWAGFEHCGFQGQQFVLERGEYPCWEAWSGSNAYHVERMCSFRPIACADHGRSRLMLFEEENFQGKRGELSDDCPSLPALGWDGSAVGSFFVRSGAWVCSQFPGYRGFQYLLESDSHAGEYKHVREWGSHAQTGQVQSIRRVQQ from the exons ATGACCCACCACAGCAGGAGCTCCTCTGGACTATGGAAG ATCGTGGTGTGGGACGAGGATTCCTTCCAGGGCAAGAAGCACGAGTTCACCACCGACTGCTACAGCACCGCGGAGCACGGCTTCAGCACCGTCCGCTCCTGCAAGATCGAGAGCGGGGC ATGGGCCGGCTTTGAGCACTGTGGCTTCCAGGGGCAGCAGTTCGTGCTGGAGCGCGGGGAGTACCCATGCTGGGAGGCGTGGAGCGGCAGCAACGCCTACCACGTGGAGAGGATGTGCTCCTTCCGCCCCATCGCCTGCGCC GACCACGGGCGCAGCAGGCTCATGCTCTTTGAGGAGGAGAACTTCCAGGGCAAGCGGGGGGAGCTGAGCGATGACTGCCCCTCGCTGCCCGCCCTGGGCTGGGATGGCAGCGCTGTGGGCTCCTTCTTTGTCCGCTCCGGCGC GTGGGTCTGCTCGCAGTTCCCAGGGTACCGTGGCTTCCAGTACCTGCTGGAGAGCGACAGCCATGCCGGCGAGTACAAGCACGTGCGGGAGTGGGGCTCCCATGCACAGACAGGACAGGTCCAGTCCATCCGCAGGGTCCAGCAGTGA